One region of Nothobranchius furzeri strain GRZ-AD chromosome 16, NfurGRZ-RIMD1, whole genome shotgun sequence genomic DNA includes:
- the srsf2a gene encoding serine and arginine rich splicing factor 2a: MSYGRPPPDVEGMTSLKVDNLTYRTSPETLRRVFEKYGRVGDVYIPRDRYTKESRGFAFVRFLDKRDAEDAMDAMDGALLDGRELRVQMARYGRPPDSMYSRRGAPPRRYGGRSDSPRRRRRSRSRSRSRSRSRSRSRNRYSRSRSRSYSRSRSRSKSKSRTSRRSKSKSPSRSRSRSRSKSRSRSKSRSRTPTSNRGSKSRSRSKSKSGPKSPGHIEAES; this comes from the exons ATGAGCTACGGTAGGCCGCCGCCAGACGTCGAGGGGATGACCTCCCTGAAAGTGGATAACTTGACATACCGAACTTCGCCGGAAACACTTCGACGTGTTTTTGAGAAGTACGGTCGTGTCGGAGATGTGTACATTCCCCGGGACCGGTACACAAAGGAGAGCCGTGGTTTCGCCTTTGTGCGTTTCCTCGACAAACGCGACGCCGAAGACGCAATGGACGCCATGGACGGCGCGCTGCTCGACGGGCGGGAACTGCGAGTTCAGATGGCCCGCTACGGACGACCACCGGACTCTATGTACAGCCGGAGAGGGGCTCCGCCGCGGAGATATGGAGG CCGCTCAGACAGCCCTCGTCGTCGCAGACGTAGCCGAAGCCGCTCCAGGAGCAGAAGCCGGTCCCGATCCAGGAGCCGCAACCGCTACAGCCGCTCCAGATCCCGCTCCTACTCCAGGTCGAGGTCCAGGTCAAAGTCCAAGTCCAGAACCTCCAGGCGGAGCAAGTCGAAGTCCCCTTCCAGGTCTCGATCACGTTCCAGGTCCAAGTCCCGTTCTAGGTCCAAGTCCAGGAGCCGAACCCCAACTTCCAACAGGGGCTCGAAGTCCAGATCCAGGTCTAAATCCAAGAGTGGACCTAAATCACCAGGTCACATCGAAGCAGAGTCTTAA
- the rnf157 gene encoding E3 ubiquitin ligase RNF157 isoform X1, whose translation MGALASRQNIGVEEVDIPSNSVYRYPPKSGSYFANHFIMGGEKFDSTHPEGYLFGENTDLNFLGSRPVAFPYAAPPPQEPVKTLRSLINIRKDTLRLVKCTEELKLPGEEAAGKNRASYNVEFTFDADTQVAITIYYQAIEEFHNGVPVYLPQDSSLQSETVHFKRGVSQQFCLSSHTVNLSEWDDEELLFDVDKEIFPMVVQAVVDEGEEHLGHSHILLATFEKHMDGSYCVKPLKQKQVVDGVSYLLQEIYGIENKYNSQESKVSDDEISDNSAECVVCLSDVRDTLILPCRHLCLCNACADTLRYQANCCPICRLPFRALLQIRAMRKKVSPLTPTSFNPVITSQTSDSEEHSASEHIPPGYEAVSLLEALNGPLNTSSGAPPPLHSGPSHVSGVLPPYSSEPHPAPARSLSPLDQSNSSQGLKLKKSGSKSLSQNSSVLPEEEDEKSCSESDACRHKLVVDQQECGVTPDSENLTLSSSGAIDQSSCTGTPLSSTITSPEDPVSSSLAQSVMSMASSHSQHSHISADTMSSMSGSYLAGAEGETVGDEGGDAEGEENQDAPMESRGPLQQEVEITKETKERNYLLAVEEQDSEGNDVTEEDCPSPSNGKGGRSRCPELANNNQGVAHCDPPSLGLDNEQAPDSRFADLMYLGGYRPVLDPRPHHISTSNINLEEQEAENGNSQSPKHPRRGPLIV comes from the exons ATGGGAGCTTTAGCAAGCAGACAGAACATCGGCGTGGAAGAAGTGGACATTCCGTCCAATTCGGTCTACCGTTATCCACCGAAATCTG GGAGTTACTTTGCCAACCATTTCATCATGGGAGGAGAGAAGTTTGATTCGACCCATCCGGAGGGTTACCTGTTTGGGGAAAACACAGATCTCAACTTCCTGGGCAGCAGACCGGTAGCG TTCCCGTACGCAGCTCCTCCACCTCAAGAGCCGGTGAAGACGCTACGAAGCCTTATAAACATTCGAAAGGACACCCTGCGGCTCGTAAA GTGCACTGAGGAGCTGAAGTTGCCAGGTGAAGAGGCGGCGGGGAAAAACAGGGCCAGCTACAACGTAGAGTTTACCTTTGACGCCGACACGCAGGTGGCCATCACCATTTACTACCAGGCCATAGAGGAGTTCCACAATGGAGTGCCAGT TTACCTTCCACAGGAcagctcgcttcagtcggagacggtccatttcaaacggggagtgtCCCAGCAGTTCTGTCTTTCCTCACACACCGTCAACCTCAGCGAATGGGACGATGAGGAG CTGCTGTTCGATGTGGACAAGGAGATCTTCCCCATGGTCGTGCAGGCTGTGGTAGATGAGGGAGAAG AACATTTGGGCCATTCTCACATACTGCTGGCTACGTTTGAAAAG CACATGGACGGGAGCTACTGTGTGAagcctttgaagcagaaacaagtg GTGGATGGAGTGAGCTACCTGCTGCAGGAGATTTATGGGATAGAGAACAAATACAACAGCCAGGAATCAAAG GTTTCTGATGATGAGATCAGTGACAACAGTGCGGAGTGTGTTGTGTGTTTGTCTGATGTGCGAGACACTCTCATTCTACCGTGCAGACACTTGTGTCTCTGCAACGCCTGTGCAGACACGCTGCGCTACCAGGCCAACTGCTGCCCCATCTGCAGGCTGC CATTTAGAGCTTTGCTGCAGATCCGAGCCATGAGGAAGAAGGTCAGCCCTCTGACGCCAACCAGCTTTAACCCCGTCATCACTTCCCAGACGTCGGACTCAGAGGAACACTCG GCGTCGGAGCACATCCCTCCTGGTTATGAGGCggtatctctcctggaggctctgaaCGGACCTCTCAACACCTCCTCAGgggctcctcctcctctccactCTGGTCCCAGCCATGTCTCTGGGGTGCTCCCTCCATACAGCAGCGAACCCCACCCGGCACCGGCCCGATCTCTCTCACCGCTGGACCAGTCCAACTCCAGTCAGGGACTCAAACTGAAGAAGAGCGGGTCAAA ATCACTTTCCCAGAATTCCTCTGTGCTTCCTGAAGAGGAGGACGAGAAGTCCTGCAGCGAATCAGATGCCTGTCGACACAAACTGGTTGTGGATCAACaggag TGTGGAGTGACTCCAGACAGTGAGAACCTGACTCTCTCCTCATCTGGAGCCATTGATCAGTCATCCTGCACCGGTACCCCACTCTCCTCCACTATCACCTCCCCTGAAG acccagtgagcAGCAGCCTGGCCCAGTCAGTCATGTCCATGGCTTCGTCCCACTCGCAGCACTCCCACATCAGCGCTGACACCATGTCCTCCATGTCAGGGTCCTACCTGGCCGGAGCCGAAGGCGAGACAGTGGGGGACGAGGGGGGAGACGCGGAGGGTGAGGAGAACCAGGACGCCCCCATGGAGAGCCGAGGACCATTGCAGCAGGAAGTG gaaATTACTAAGGAGACAAAAGAACGAAACTATTTACTGGCTGTGGAGGAGCAGGATTcagag GGAAATGATGTAACAGAGGAGGACTGTCCCTCCCCCTCTAATGGGAAAG GTGGGCGGAGCAGGTGTCCAGAGTTGGCCAATAACAATCAGGGCGTCGCCCACTGCGACCCGCCCTCTTTGGGGTTGGATAATGAGCAGGCTCCCGACAGCCGATTCGCCG ACCTCATGTATCTCGGGGGCTACCGGCCTGTTCTGGATCCCCGCCCCCATCACATCTCCACCAGCAACATCAACCTGGAGGAGCAGGAGGCCGAGAACGGGAACAGCCAGAGTCCCAAACATCCCCGCCGTGGACCACTCATTGTCTGA
- the rnf157 gene encoding E3 ubiquitin ligase RNF157 isoform X3, translated as MGALASRQNIGVEEVDIPSNSVYRYPPKSGSYFANHFIMGGEKFDSTHPEGYLFGENTDLNFLGSRPVAFPYAAPPPQEPVKTLRSLINIRKDTLRLVKCTEELKLPGEEAAGKNRASYNVEFTFDADTQVAITIYYQAIEEFHNGVPVYLPQDSSLQSETVHFKRGVSQQFCLSSHTVNLSEWDDEELLFDVDKEIFPMVVQAVVDEGEEHLGHSHILLATFEKHMDGSYCVKPLKQKQVVDGVSYLLQEIYGIENKYNSQESKVSDDEISDNSAECVVCLSDVRDTLILPCRHLCLCNACADTLRYQANCCPICRLPFRALLQIRAMRKKVSPLTPTSFNPVITSQTSDSEEHSASEHIPPGYEAVSLLEALNGPLNTSSGAPPPLHSGPSHVSGVLPPYSSEPHPAPARSLSPLDQSNSSQGLKLKKSGSKSLSQNSSVLPEEEDEKSCSESDACRHKLVVDQQECGVTPDSENLTLSSSGAIDQSSCTGTPLSSTITSPEDPVSSSLAQSVMSMASSHSQHSHISADTMSSMSGSYLAGAEGETVGDEGGDAEGEENQDAPMESRGPLQQEVEITKETKERNYLLAVEEQDSEGNDVTEEDCPSPSNGKDLMYLGGYRPVLDPRPHHISTSNINLEEQEAENGNSQSPKHPRRGPLIV; from the exons ATGGGAGCTTTAGCAAGCAGACAGAACATCGGCGTGGAAGAAGTGGACATTCCGTCCAATTCGGTCTACCGTTATCCACCGAAATCTG GGAGTTACTTTGCCAACCATTTCATCATGGGAGGAGAGAAGTTTGATTCGACCCATCCGGAGGGTTACCTGTTTGGGGAAAACACAGATCTCAACTTCCTGGGCAGCAGACCGGTAGCG TTCCCGTACGCAGCTCCTCCACCTCAAGAGCCGGTGAAGACGCTACGAAGCCTTATAAACATTCGAAAGGACACCCTGCGGCTCGTAAA GTGCACTGAGGAGCTGAAGTTGCCAGGTGAAGAGGCGGCGGGGAAAAACAGGGCCAGCTACAACGTAGAGTTTACCTTTGACGCCGACACGCAGGTGGCCATCACCATTTACTACCAGGCCATAGAGGAGTTCCACAATGGAGTGCCAGT TTACCTTCCACAGGAcagctcgcttcagtcggagacggtccatttcaaacggggagtgtCCCAGCAGTTCTGTCTTTCCTCACACACCGTCAACCTCAGCGAATGGGACGATGAGGAG CTGCTGTTCGATGTGGACAAGGAGATCTTCCCCATGGTCGTGCAGGCTGTGGTAGATGAGGGAGAAG AACATTTGGGCCATTCTCACATACTGCTGGCTACGTTTGAAAAG CACATGGACGGGAGCTACTGTGTGAagcctttgaagcagaaacaagtg GTGGATGGAGTGAGCTACCTGCTGCAGGAGATTTATGGGATAGAGAACAAATACAACAGCCAGGAATCAAAG GTTTCTGATGATGAGATCAGTGACAACAGTGCGGAGTGTGTTGTGTGTTTGTCTGATGTGCGAGACACTCTCATTCTACCGTGCAGACACTTGTGTCTCTGCAACGCCTGTGCAGACACGCTGCGCTACCAGGCCAACTGCTGCCCCATCTGCAGGCTGC CATTTAGAGCTTTGCTGCAGATCCGAGCCATGAGGAAGAAGGTCAGCCCTCTGACGCCAACCAGCTTTAACCCCGTCATCACTTCCCAGACGTCGGACTCAGAGGAACACTCG GCGTCGGAGCACATCCCTCCTGGTTATGAGGCggtatctctcctggaggctctgaaCGGACCTCTCAACACCTCCTCAGgggctcctcctcctctccactCTGGTCCCAGCCATGTCTCTGGGGTGCTCCCTCCATACAGCAGCGAACCCCACCCGGCACCGGCCCGATCTCTCTCACCGCTGGACCAGTCCAACTCCAGTCAGGGACTCAAACTGAAGAAGAGCGGGTCAAA ATCACTTTCCCAGAATTCCTCTGTGCTTCCTGAAGAGGAGGACGAGAAGTCCTGCAGCGAATCAGATGCCTGTCGACACAAACTGGTTGTGGATCAACaggag TGTGGAGTGACTCCAGACAGTGAGAACCTGACTCTCTCCTCATCTGGAGCCATTGATCAGTCATCCTGCACCGGTACCCCACTCTCCTCCACTATCACCTCCCCTGAAG acccagtgagcAGCAGCCTGGCCCAGTCAGTCATGTCCATGGCTTCGTCCCACTCGCAGCACTCCCACATCAGCGCTGACACCATGTCCTCCATGTCAGGGTCCTACCTGGCCGGAGCCGAAGGCGAGACAGTGGGGGACGAGGGGGGAGACGCGGAGGGTGAGGAGAACCAGGACGCCCCCATGGAGAGCCGAGGACCATTGCAGCAGGAAGTG gaaATTACTAAGGAGACAAAAGAACGAAACTATTTACTGGCTGTGGAGGAGCAGGATTcagag GGAAATGATGTAACAGAGGAGGACTGTCCCTCCCCCTCTAATGGGAAAG ACCTCATGTATCTCGGGGGCTACCGGCCTGTTCTGGATCCCCGCCCCCATCACATCTCCACCAGCAACATCAACCTGGAGGAGCAGGAGGCCGAGAACGGGAACAGCCAGAGTCCCAAACATCCCCGCCGTGGACCACTCATTGTCTGA
- the rnf157 gene encoding E3 ubiquitin ligase RNF157 isoform X2, whose product MGALASRQNIGVEEVDIPSNSVYRYPPKSGSYFANHFIMGGEKFDSTHPEGYLFGENTDLNFLGSRPVAFPYAAPPPQEPVKTLRSLINIRKDTLRLVKCTEELKLPGEEAAGKNRASYNVEFTFDADTQVAITIYYQAIEEFHNGVPVYLPQDSSLQSETVHFKRGVSQQFCLSSHTVNLSEWDDEELLFDVDKEIFPMVVQAVVDEGEEHLGHSHILLATFEKHMDGSYCVKPLKQKQVVDGVSYLLQEIYGIENKYNSQESKVSDDEISDNSAECVVCLSDVRDTLILPCRHLCLCNACADTLRYQANCCPICRLPFRALLQIRAMRKKVSPLTPTSFNPVITSQTSDSEEHSASEHIPPGYEAVSLLEALNGPLNTSSGAPPPLHSGPSHVSGVLPPYSSEPHPAPARSLSPLDQSNSSQGLKLKKSGSKSLSQNSSVLPEEEDEKSCSESDACRHKLVVDQQECGVTPDSENLTLSSSGAIDQSSCTGTPLSSTITSPEGSYLAGAEGETVGDEGGDAEGEENQDAPMESRGPLQQEVEITKETKERNYLLAVEEQDSEGNDVTEEDCPSPSNGKGGRSRCPELANNNQGVAHCDPPSLGLDNEQAPDSRFADLMYLGGYRPVLDPRPHHISTSNINLEEQEAENGNSQSPKHPRRGPLIV is encoded by the exons ATGGGAGCTTTAGCAAGCAGACAGAACATCGGCGTGGAAGAAGTGGACATTCCGTCCAATTCGGTCTACCGTTATCCACCGAAATCTG GGAGTTACTTTGCCAACCATTTCATCATGGGAGGAGAGAAGTTTGATTCGACCCATCCGGAGGGTTACCTGTTTGGGGAAAACACAGATCTCAACTTCCTGGGCAGCAGACCGGTAGCG TTCCCGTACGCAGCTCCTCCACCTCAAGAGCCGGTGAAGACGCTACGAAGCCTTATAAACATTCGAAAGGACACCCTGCGGCTCGTAAA GTGCACTGAGGAGCTGAAGTTGCCAGGTGAAGAGGCGGCGGGGAAAAACAGGGCCAGCTACAACGTAGAGTTTACCTTTGACGCCGACACGCAGGTGGCCATCACCATTTACTACCAGGCCATAGAGGAGTTCCACAATGGAGTGCCAGT TTACCTTCCACAGGAcagctcgcttcagtcggagacggtccatttcaaacggggagtgtCCCAGCAGTTCTGTCTTTCCTCACACACCGTCAACCTCAGCGAATGGGACGATGAGGAG CTGCTGTTCGATGTGGACAAGGAGATCTTCCCCATGGTCGTGCAGGCTGTGGTAGATGAGGGAGAAG AACATTTGGGCCATTCTCACATACTGCTGGCTACGTTTGAAAAG CACATGGACGGGAGCTACTGTGTGAagcctttgaagcagaaacaagtg GTGGATGGAGTGAGCTACCTGCTGCAGGAGATTTATGGGATAGAGAACAAATACAACAGCCAGGAATCAAAG GTTTCTGATGATGAGATCAGTGACAACAGTGCGGAGTGTGTTGTGTGTTTGTCTGATGTGCGAGACACTCTCATTCTACCGTGCAGACACTTGTGTCTCTGCAACGCCTGTGCAGACACGCTGCGCTACCAGGCCAACTGCTGCCCCATCTGCAGGCTGC CATTTAGAGCTTTGCTGCAGATCCGAGCCATGAGGAAGAAGGTCAGCCCTCTGACGCCAACCAGCTTTAACCCCGTCATCACTTCCCAGACGTCGGACTCAGAGGAACACTCG GCGTCGGAGCACATCCCTCCTGGTTATGAGGCggtatctctcctggaggctctgaaCGGACCTCTCAACACCTCCTCAGgggctcctcctcctctccactCTGGTCCCAGCCATGTCTCTGGGGTGCTCCCTCCATACAGCAGCGAACCCCACCCGGCACCGGCCCGATCTCTCTCACCGCTGGACCAGTCCAACTCCAGTCAGGGACTCAAACTGAAGAAGAGCGGGTCAAA ATCACTTTCCCAGAATTCCTCTGTGCTTCCTGAAGAGGAGGACGAGAAGTCCTGCAGCGAATCAGATGCCTGTCGACACAAACTGGTTGTGGATCAACaggag TGTGGAGTGACTCCAGACAGTGAGAACCTGACTCTCTCCTCATCTGGAGCCATTGATCAGTCATCCTGCACCGGTACCCCACTCTCCTCCACTATCACCTCCCCTGAAG GGTCCTACCTGGCCGGAGCCGAAGGCGAGACAGTGGGGGACGAGGGGGGAGACGCGGAGGGTGAGGAGAACCAGGACGCCCCCATGGAGAGCCGAGGACCATTGCAGCAGGAAGTG gaaATTACTAAGGAGACAAAAGAACGAAACTATTTACTGGCTGTGGAGGAGCAGGATTcagag GGAAATGATGTAACAGAGGAGGACTGTCCCTCCCCCTCTAATGGGAAAG GTGGGCGGAGCAGGTGTCCAGAGTTGGCCAATAACAATCAGGGCGTCGCCCACTGCGACCCGCCCTCTTTGGGGTTGGATAATGAGCAGGCTCCCGACAGCCGATTCGCCG ACCTCATGTATCTCGGGGGCTACCGGCCTGTTCTGGATCCCCGCCCCCATCACATCTCCACCAGCAACATCAACCTGGAGGAGCAGGAGGCCGAGAACGGGAACAGCCAGAGTCCCAAACATCCCCGCCGTGGACCACTCATTGTCTGA
- the rnf157 gene encoding E3 ubiquitin ligase Rnf157 isoform X4, translated as MGALASRQNIGVEEVDIPSNSVYRYPPKSGSYFANHFIMGGEKFDSTHPEGYLFGENTDLNFLGSRPVAFPYAAPPPQEPVKTLRSLINIRKDTLRLVKCTEELKLPGEEAAGKNRASYNVEFTFDADTQVAITIYYQAIEEFHNGVPVYLPQDSSLQSETVHFKRGVSQQFCLSSHTVNLSEWDDEELLFDVDKEIFPMVVQAVVDEGEEHLGHSHILLATFEKHMDGSYCVKPLKQKQVVDGVSYLLQEIYGIENKYNSQESKVSDDEISDNSAECVVCLSDVRDTLILPCRHLCLCNACADTLRYQANCCPICRLPFRALLQIRAMRKKVSPLTPTSFNPVITSQTSDSEEHSASEHIPPGYEAVSLLEALNGPLNTSSGAPPPLHSGPSHVSGVLPPYSSEPHPAPARSLSPLDQSNSSQGLKLKKSGSKSLSQNSSVLPEEEDEKSCSESDACRHKLVVDQQECGVTPDSENLTLSSSGAIDQSSCTGTPLSSTITSPEDPVSSSLAQSVMSMASSHSQHSHISADTMSSMSGSYLAGAEGETVGDEGGDAEGEENQDAPMESRGPLQQEVEITKETKERNYLLAVEEQDSEGNDVTEEDCPSPSNGKGGRSRCPELANNNQGVAHCDPPSLGLDNEQAPDSRFADEESCPVHIED; from the exons ATGGGAGCTTTAGCAAGCAGACAGAACATCGGCGTGGAAGAAGTGGACATTCCGTCCAATTCGGTCTACCGTTATCCACCGAAATCTG GGAGTTACTTTGCCAACCATTTCATCATGGGAGGAGAGAAGTTTGATTCGACCCATCCGGAGGGTTACCTGTTTGGGGAAAACACAGATCTCAACTTCCTGGGCAGCAGACCGGTAGCG TTCCCGTACGCAGCTCCTCCACCTCAAGAGCCGGTGAAGACGCTACGAAGCCTTATAAACATTCGAAAGGACACCCTGCGGCTCGTAAA GTGCACTGAGGAGCTGAAGTTGCCAGGTGAAGAGGCGGCGGGGAAAAACAGGGCCAGCTACAACGTAGAGTTTACCTTTGACGCCGACACGCAGGTGGCCATCACCATTTACTACCAGGCCATAGAGGAGTTCCACAATGGAGTGCCAGT TTACCTTCCACAGGAcagctcgcttcagtcggagacggtccatttcaaacggggagtgtCCCAGCAGTTCTGTCTTTCCTCACACACCGTCAACCTCAGCGAATGGGACGATGAGGAG CTGCTGTTCGATGTGGACAAGGAGATCTTCCCCATGGTCGTGCAGGCTGTGGTAGATGAGGGAGAAG AACATTTGGGCCATTCTCACATACTGCTGGCTACGTTTGAAAAG CACATGGACGGGAGCTACTGTGTGAagcctttgaagcagaaacaagtg GTGGATGGAGTGAGCTACCTGCTGCAGGAGATTTATGGGATAGAGAACAAATACAACAGCCAGGAATCAAAG GTTTCTGATGATGAGATCAGTGACAACAGTGCGGAGTGTGTTGTGTGTTTGTCTGATGTGCGAGACACTCTCATTCTACCGTGCAGACACTTGTGTCTCTGCAACGCCTGTGCAGACACGCTGCGCTACCAGGCCAACTGCTGCCCCATCTGCAGGCTGC CATTTAGAGCTTTGCTGCAGATCCGAGCCATGAGGAAGAAGGTCAGCCCTCTGACGCCAACCAGCTTTAACCCCGTCATCACTTCCCAGACGTCGGACTCAGAGGAACACTCG GCGTCGGAGCACATCCCTCCTGGTTATGAGGCggtatctctcctggaggctctgaaCGGACCTCTCAACACCTCCTCAGgggctcctcctcctctccactCTGGTCCCAGCCATGTCTCTGGGGTGCTCCCTCCATACAGCAGCGAACCCCACCCGGCACCGGCCCGATCTCTCTCACCGCTGGACCAGTCCAACTCCAGTCAGGGACTCAAACTGAAGAAGAGCGGGTCAAA ATCACTTTCCCAGAATTCCTCTGTGCTTCCTGAAGAGGAGGACGAGAAGTCCTGCAGCGAATCAGATGCCTGTCGACACAAACTGGTTGTGGATCAACaggag TGTGGAGTGACTCCAGACAGTGAGAACCTGACTCTCTCCTCATCTGGAGCCATTGATCAGTCATCCTGCACCGGTACCCCACTCTCCTCCACTATCACCTCCCCTGAAG acccagtgagcAGCAGCCTGGCCCAGTCAGTCATGTCCATGGCTTCGTCCCACTCGCAGCACTCCCACATCAGCGCTGACACCATGTCCTCCATGTCAGGGTCCTACCTGGCCGGAGCCGAAGGCGAGACAGTGGGGGACGAGGGGGGAGACGCGGAGGGTGAGGAGAACCAGGACGCCCCCATGGAGAGCCGAGGACCATTGCAGCAGGAAGTG gaaATTACTAAGGAGACAAAAGAACGAAACTATTTACTGGCTGTGGAGGAGCAGGATTcagag GGAAATGATGTAACAGAGGAGGACTGTCCCTCCCCCTCTAATGGGAAAG GTGGGCGGAGCAGGTGTCCAGAGTTGGCCAATAACAATCAGGGCGTCGCCCACTGCGACCCGCCCTCTTTGGGGTTGGATAATGAGCAGGCTCCCGACAGCCGATTCGCCG ATGAGGAGTCGTGCCCAGTGCACATTGAGGACTAG
- the rnf157 gene encoding E3 ubiquitin ligase Rnf157 isoform X5 encodes MGALASRQNIGVEEVDIPSNSVYRYPPKSGSYFANHFIMGGEKFDSTHPEGYLFGENTDLNFLGSRPVAFPYAAPPPQEPVKTLRSLINIRKDTLRLVKCTEELKLPGEEAAGKNRASYNVEFTFDADTQVAITIYYQAIEEFHNGVPVYLPQDSSLQSETVHFKRGVSQQFCLSSHTVNLSEWDDEELLFDVDKEIFPMVVQAVVDEGEEHLGHSHILLATFEKHMDGSYCVKPLKQKQVVDGVSYLLQEIYGIENKYNSQESKVSDDEISDNSAECVVCLSDVRDTLILPCRHLCLCNACADTLRYQANCCPICRLPFRALLQIRAMRKKVSPLTPTSFNPVITSQTSDSEEHSASEHIPPGYEAVSLLEALNGPLNTSSGAPPPLHSGPSHVSGVLPPYSSEPHPAPARSLSPLDQSNSSQGLKLKKSGSKSLSQNSSVLPEEEDEKSCSESDACRHKLVVDQQECGVTPDSENLTLSSSGAIDQSSCTGTPLSSTITSPEDPVSSSLAQSVMSMASSHSQHSHISADTMSSMSGSYLAGAEGETVGDEGGDAEGEENQDAPMESRGPLQQEVEITKETKERNYLLAVEEQDSEGNDVTEEDCPSPSNGKDEESCPVHIED; translated from the exons ATGGGAGCTTTAGCAAGCAGACAGAACATCGGCGTGGAAGAAGTGGACATTCCGTCCAATTCGGTCTACCGTTATCCACCGAAATCTG GGAGTTACTTTGCCAACCATTTCATCATGGGAGGAGAGAAGTTTGATTCGACCCATCCGGAGGGTTACCTGTTTGGGGAAAACACAGATCTCAACTTCCTGGGCAGCAGACCGGTAGCG TTCCCGTACGCAGCTCCTCCACCTCAAGAGCCGGTGAAGACGCTACGAAGCCTTATAAACATTCGAAAGGACACCCTGCGGCTCGTAAA GTGCACTGAGGAGCTGAAGTTGCCAGGTGAAGAGGCGGCGGGGAAAAACAGGGCCAGCTACAACGTAGAGTTTACCTTTGACGCCGACACGCAGGTGGCCATCACCATTTACTACCAGGCCATAGAGGAGTTCCACAATGGAGTGCCAGT TTACCTTCCACAGGAcagctcgcttcagtcggagacggtccatttcaaacggggagtgtCCCAGCAGTTCTGTCTTTCCTCACACACCGTCAACCTCAGCGAATGGGACGATGAGGAG CTGCTGTTCGATGTGGACAAGGAGATCTTCCCCATGGTCGTGCAGGCTGTGGTAGATGAGGGAGAAG AACATTTGGGCCATTCTCACATACTGCTGGCTACGTTTGAAAAG CACATGGACGGGAGCTACTGTGTGAagcctttgaagcagaaacaagtg GTGGATGGAGTGAGCTACCTGCTGCAGGAGATTTATGGGATAGAGAACAAATACAACAGCCAGGAATCAAAG GTTTCTGATGATGAGATCAGTGACAACAGTGCGGAGTGTGTTGTGTGTTTGTCTGATGTGCGAGACACTCTCATTCTACCGTGCAGACACTTGTGTCTCTGCAACGCCTGTGCAGACACGCTGCGCTACCAGGCCAACTGCTGCCCCATCTGCAGGCTGC CATTTAGAGCTTTGCTGCAGATCCGAGCCATGAGGAAGAAGGTCAGCCCTCTGACGCCAACCAGCTTTAACCCCGTCATCACTTCCCAGACGTCGGACTCAGAGGAACACTCG GCGTCGGAGCACATCCCTCCTGGTTATGAGGCggtatctctcctggaggctctgaaCGGACCTCTCAACACCTCCTCAGgggctcctcctcctctccactCTGGTCCCAGCCATGTCTCTGGGGTGCTCCCTCCATACAGCAGCGAACCCCACCCGGCACCGGCCCGATCTCTCTCACCGCTGGACCAGTCCAACTCCAGTCAGGGACTCAAACTGAAGAAGAGCGGGTCAAA ATCACTTTCCCAGAATTCCTCTGTGCTTCCTGAAGAGGAGGACGAGAAGTCCTGCAGCGAATCAGATGCCTGTCGACACAAACTGGTTGTGGATCAACaggag TGTGGAGTGACTCCAGACAGTGAGAACCTGACTCTCTCCTCATCTGGAGCCATTGATCAGTCATCCTGCACCGGTACCCCACTCTCCTCCACTATCACCTCCCCTGAAG acccagtgagcAGCAGCCTGGCCCAGTCAGTCATGTCCATGGCTTCGTCCCACTCGCAGCACTCCCACATCAGCGCTGACACCATGTCCTCCATGTCAGGGTCCTACCTGGCCGGAGCCGAAGGCGAGACAGTGGGGGACGAGGGGGGAGACGCGGAGGGTGAGGAGAACCAGGACGCCCCCATGGAGAGCCGAGGACCATTGCAGCAGGAAGTG gaaATTACTAAGGAGACAAAAGAACGAAACTATTTACTGGCTGTGGAGGAGCAGGATTcagag GGAAATGATGTAACAGAGGAGGACTGTCCCTCCCCCTCTAATGGGAAAG ATGAGGAGTCGTGCCCAGTGCACATTGAGGACTAG